A single region of the Ancylobacter novellus DSM 506 genome encodes:
- a CDS encoding PhnD/SsuA/transferrin family substrate-binding protein codes for MLGSADTTVSRRLFLKQIAATTACFMAPESYSSANVEELRFGLTPVFLTSDLELLGRLQLYLSRATGFPVTLLTRRTYQEIVALLISRQIDAAWICGYPYVMHESELQLVAIPEWRGRPLYQSYLIVDADRDGDDLGDLRGDTHAFSDPDSNSGFLVTRAALAEMRETPERFFARTFFTYGHRNVIRAVASGLAASGSVDGYVYEVVAAMEPALAARTRVMWRSEWLGFPPIAAPRNPVDPARLALLSKALLHMMEDEDGRAVLAMLRLDGFVSRGPELFGPIAAKAALVASAG; via the coding sequence ATGTTGGGGAGCGCCGATACGACGGTGAGCCGCCGCCTGTTTCTGAAACAGATCGCGGCCACGACCGCTTGCTTCATGGCTCCTGAAAGCTATTCGTCTGCGAACGTCGAAGAACTTCGCTTCGGGCTGACGCCTGTTTTCCTGACATCCGACTTAGAACTGCTCGGCCGACTTCAACTTTATTTATCTCGCGCGACTGGCTTCCCGGTGACGCTGCTCACGCGACGCACTTATCAGGAAATAGTAGCTCTCCTTATTTCGAGACAGATCGACGCGGCGTGGATCTGTGGCTATCCATACGTCATGCATGAGAGCGAGCTCCAGCTCGTTGCCATTCCGGAATGGCGGGGTCGGCCGCTCTATCAGTCCTATTTGATCGTCGACGCAGATCGTGACGGCGACGATCTCGGAGACTTGCGGGGCGACACCCACGCCTTTTCCGACCCGGACTCCAACTCCGGCTTCCTCGTTACCCGCGCCGCCTTGGCCGAGATGCGAGAAACTCCGGAAAGGTTTTTTGCCCGGACGTTCTTCACCTACGGGCACCGGAACGTTATCCGGGCCGTGGCCTCCGGGCTGGCCGCGTCCGGTTCCGTCGATGGCTATGTCTACGAGGTCGTGGCCGCGATGGAACCCGCGCTGGCGGCGCGCACGCGCGTGATGTGGCGCTCGGAATGGCTCGGCTTCCCCCCAATCGCCGCGCCTCGCAATCCGGTCGACCCGGCACGTCTCGCCCTGTTGTCGAAGGCGCTGCTGCACATGATGGAAGACGAGGACGGACGTGCCGTGCTCGCCATGTTGCGCCTTGATGGTTTCGTGAGCCGGGGACCGGAGCTGTTCGGCCCAATCGCCGCGAAGGCGGCACTCGTTGCATCGGCAGGCTAG
- a CDS encoding ArsJ-associated glyceraldehyde-3-phosphate dehydrogenase, with protein MRVGISGMGRIGRLALRAAMGAAERPGSDPRADNTLDVVHFNEIKGGSAATAHLLEFDSVQGRWRADIAATGDDAVTIEGKRISFSALGAPAEIPWGDLGVDIVLECTGKFLNPDVLQGHLDRGAKRVIVAAPVKDPSVLNVVVGVNEHLYDPASHPIVTAASCTTNCLAPVVKVVHEAIGIRHGQITTIHDPTNTNVVVDAPHRDLRRARSAMLSLQPTTTGSATAIALIYPELKGKLNGHAVRAPVLNASLTDAVFEMQRPTTAEEVNELFRAAAEGPLAGILGFEPRPLVSADYARDTRSSVVDGLSTLVTDETLLKVYAWYDNEMGYACRMVDLACHLQKVGI; from the coding sequence ATGCGAGTCGGCATTAGCGGCATGGGACGGATCGGGCGCCTGGCGCTGCGTGCAGCGATGGGAGCCGCCGAACGTCCGGGAAGCGACCCGCGTGCCGACAACACGCTCGATGTCGTCCACTTCAACGAGATCAAGGGCGGCTCGGCGGCGACCGCGCATTTGCTTGAGTTCGATAGCGTTCAGGGCCGTTGGCGGGCCGACATTGCCGCGACCGGCGATGATGCGGTCACGATAGAGGGAAAGCGCATCTCCTTCTCCGCGCTCGGTGCACCGGCCGAGATTCCTTGGGGCGACCTCGGCGTCGACATCGTGCTGGAATGCACCGGCAAGTTCCTCAACCCGGACGTCCTGCAGGGGCACCTGGATCGTGGCGCCAAGCGCGTCATCGTGGCCGCGCCGGTCAAGGACCCATCGGTCCTGAACGTCGTCGTCGGCGTCAACGAGCACCTTTACGATCCGGCGTCCCATCCGATCGTCACGGCGGCCTCGTGCACCACCAATTGCCTCGCTCCCGTGGTCAAGGTCGTGCATGAGGCCATCGGCATCCGCCACGGCCAGATCACCACCATCCATGACCCGACCAACACCAATGTCGTGGTGGATGCGCCGCACCGCGACCTCCGCCGTGCCCGCTCGGCCATGCTCTCGCTCCAGCCCACGACCACCGGCAGTGCTACCGCGATCGCGCTGATCTATCCGGAATTGAAGGGCAAGCTGAACGGCCACGCGGTTCGTGCCCCCGTGCTGAACGCCTCGCTCACCGACGCGGTGTTCGAGATGCAGCGGCCGACCACGGCGGAAGAGGTCAATGAGCTGTTCCGCGCCGCGGCGGAAGGGCCGCTTGCGGGCATCCTCGGCTTCGAGCCGCGGCCGCTGGTGTCGGCCGACTACGCTCGCGACACTCGTTCCTCGGTGGTGGACGGCCTCTCCACCCTGGTGACCGACGAGACCCTGCTCAAGGTCTATGCCTGGTACGACAACGAGATGGGCTATGCCTGCCGCATGGTCGATCTCGCCTGCCATCTGCAAAAAGTCGGGATCTGA
- the arsJ gene encoding organoarsenical effux MFS transporter ArsJ: protein MSAASASGLRNYAIVTAAYWGFTLTDGALRMLVLFTFFQLGYSPFTLAFLFLLYEAAGIGANFIGGWLAARFGITRMLMVGLSTQIFGFLLLSAVSPEWGSALLVVWVVVAQGVCGVAKDLTKTASKSAIKITEAQATGGGDGRLFKWVAWFTGSKNAMKGVGFFLGGLLLQLVGFRHSLWLMAGVLFLVLLGIVFSLPPMMGRAKASRSARELFARSRGINLLAAARVVLFGARDVWFVVGVPVFLYASGWTFTMVGAFLALWTIGYGLVQAAAPSVVARSPDGLSREVPAARWWSLALAIVPVLIAIVLALAPPDPTVVLVVGLGVFGVAFAVNSSVHSYLVLAYAGSEKAAEDVGFYYAANAAGRFIGILASGFLYQLGGIYACLIGSALMLFVCWIVTLALPTRSGSRNNSRTASQPTS from the coding sequence ATGTCGGCAGCATCGGCGAGTGGACTGCGCAACTACGCGATCGTGACGGCTGCCTATTGGGGCTTCACCCTCACGGACGGCGCCCTGCGCATGCTGGTGCTGTTCACCTTCTTTCAGCTCGGCTATTCGCCCTTCACGCTCGCCTTCCTGTTCCTCCTGTACGAGGCCGCGGGCATCGGCGCGAACTTCATCGGCGGGTGGCTGGCGGCGCGCTTCGGCATCACGCGCATGCTGATGGTGGGGCTGTCGACGCAGATTTTCGGCTTCCTGCTGCTTTCGGCCGTCTCCCCGGAATGGGGGAGTGCCCTGCTGGTCGTATGGGTCGTTGTCGCGCAGGGCGTGTGTGGCGTCGCCAAGGACCTGACCAAGACCGCGTCCAAGTCCGCAATCAAGATCACGGAAGCCCAGGCCACGGGCGGCGGCGACGGCCGCCTGTTCAAATGGGTGGCCTGGTTCACCGGCTCGAAGAACGCGATGAAGGGCGTCGGCTTCTTTCTCGGCGGATTGCTGCTCCAGCTGGTCGGTTTCCGCCATTCGCTGTGGCTCATGGCGGGTGTGTTGTTCCTGGTGTTGCTCGGGATCGTGTTCTCGCTCCCGCCGATGATGGGCAGGGCCAAGGCCAGCCGTAGCGCCCGGGAGCTCTTCGCCAGGTCGCGGGGCATCAACCTGCTCGCGGCCGCACGCGTCGTGCTGTTCGGCGCCCGCGATGTCTGGTTCGTGGTCGGCGTTCCGGTGTTCCTCTATGCCAGCGGGTGGACCTTCACCATGGTCGGCGCCTTCCTGGCTCTCTGGACGATCGGCTACGGCTTGGTACAGGCCGCCGCGCCTTCGGTCGTGGCGCGCAGCCCGGATGGTCTGTCCCGGGAGGTGCCAGCGGCCCGTTGGTGGTCCCTGGCGCTGGCGATCGTGCCGGTCCTGATCGCCATCGTGCTGGCACTGGCGCCACCCGATCCGACCGTCGTTCTGGTAGTCGGGCTGGGGGTGTTCGGCGTTGCCTTCGCCGTCAACTCCTCGGTTCATTCCTATCTGGTGCTCGCCTATGCGGGGTCCGAAAAGGCCGCGGAAGACGTCGGCTTCTACTACGCGGCCAACGCAGCCGGACGCTTCATCGGCATCCTCGCATCCGGCTTTCTCTATCAACTGGGCGGCATCTACGCGTGCCTGATCGGGTCGGCGCTTATGTTGTTCGTCTGCTGGATTGTGACGCTGGCGCTGCCTACTCGGAGTGGGTCGCGAAACAATTCGCGGACCGCTTCTCAGCCGACCTCATAG